The Cyanobacteriota bacterium genomic interval CCAGAATTGAGGCTGAGGAGACTACCCTGGCGAGTGCAGCCTTGATCATTGCTAGTACCCACCAGGAGGTGGAAGAGCAATATAGTATGTATGACCAGTATCAGCCCCAGCGTATGGTGGTGATTCCGCCGGGGGTAGCACTGGAGGAGTTTTATCCTGCGCCTGCTGGTTGGCAACCACCTGCCATTCAGCAAGAGTTGCAGCGGTTTCTACGCGATTTACAGAAGCCGATCGTCATGGCTCTCTCACGACCAGCAATTCGTAAAAATGTTGGCACCTTAGTCAAGGCGTTTGGTAGTGATCCTGAACTGCGACAGCTTGCTAACTTAGTGTTGGTGCTGGGTACTAGGGATGACGTTATGACGATGGAATCAGGGCCACGTCAGGTGTTGACAGAAATCTTTCAACTGATCGATCGCTACGACCTCTATGGTCATGTTGCCTATCCCAAGCAGCACAAAGCCCAGGATGTTCCTGAACTGTATCGGTTAGTGGCCCAGAGTAAAGGGGTATTTATCAACCCAGCCTTGACGGAACCCTTTGGCCTCACCCTAATTGAAGCTACGGCCTGTGGTGTACCTATTATCGCTACGGCAGATGGCGGCCCTCGTGATATCCTAAAGGCTTGCCAAAATGGCATGTTAATTGACCCGCTGGATATTGCCCAAATTCAAGCTGCGCTAAAGTTTGCTTTAACGAATGCTGAGCAGTGGCAAACGTGGGCAACCAACGGTCTTAGGACTGTGCATCAGCATTTTTCGTGGGCTAGCCATGTGGAGCGTTATTTAGACCAAGTGGAGAAACTGCCACAGCGTCCAATACAGCCGATGCTGAGTCCATTGACGAGGGCACCTGCTGCCGATCGTCCTGAGTGGAAAATGCCTGCGGCTAACCGCTTGCCCACTGCCGATCGCTTCTTAATCTGTGAAATTGATAATACCTTACTGGGCGATCACGATGCGCTCCACCAATTAATTCACCGCCTCCATGAACAGGGTCACACTACAGGGGTAGGCATAGCTACAGGCCGCACTGTCCAGAGTGCTCTGGAAATGTTAAAGGAGTGGCAGTTTCCCATGCCTGATGTCCTGATTACGGCCACGGGCAGCGAGATCTACTATGGCCCCCAAGTAGTAACGGACACTAACTGGCAGCGTCATATTAACTATCGGTGGGAACCAGATGCCGTGAGGTCAGTAATGGCAGAGATTCCTGGTATTGAATTACAACCCCCAGAAGCCCAGACTCGATTTAGAATCAGCTATTTTGTGGATATTGGCCGAGCGCCCAGTTTCCGAGAAATTATGCGCCGGCTACGCCAAAACCAACTCCATGTCAAGGGCATCTTTAGCCATAACAGATACCTAGACCTGCTCCCTATTCGCGCATCTAAGGGGGATGCTGTGCGCTATTTTGCCTTCAAATGGGGTCTGCCTGTTAAGCGATTCTTGGTAGCTGGGGCATCGGGTAATGACGAGTCGATGCTGGCGGGCAACACCCTAGCAGTTGTAGTGGGGAACCACAGCTCAGAATTAAAGCGGCTCAGGGACTATCCCCAAATTTACTTTGCCCGTGGCCACTATGCTTGGGGGATTTTGGAAGCGTTAGACTACTATGATTTCTTTGGTTCCCTAACGCCTAAGCAAGCAGAGAGTTTGGCAAGCTAAGGGGGAGCAGTTGGCTAGGAATGACTCGATGTAGAGGCAGGACCGACATCCGGCAGGTCACGGCGCAACCGATAGAGCCACAGCAGTCCCAGACTTCCAAGGCCGATCGCTACCAAGCTAACTAATTGGGCTATGCGTAGTGATCCCAGCATGAGGCTGTCAGTGCGTAAACCTTCAATCCATACCCGTCCCAGGCTGTAGGCAATCATATACACCATGAATAGGGTACCTGGTTTAGGACGCTTGCCCGTGGCTTCACCGCGAAAAAATAGCGTCATTAGCAAGATAAACACTCCGATGTTCCACAGTGACTCGTAGAGGAAGGTAGGGTGATAAAACTCTACGGTTTTAAGTCCAGGTGGACGGTTTGCTTCTGGGATGTATAGCTTCCAGGGCAGGTTTGTGGGGTCACCAAAGGCTTCAGAGTTGAAAAAGTTACCCCAGCGACCAATAGCTTGCCCCAAGATGAGCGAGGGTGCAATCAGATCTGCGATTTCCCAAAACGACACTTTGTGGAGGTAGCTAAAGATCAGCCCGGCGATCATACCCCCCAAAATAGCGCCATGAATCGCAATGCCCCCTTTCCAAATAGCCAAAATATCAGCCGGACTCTGGGCATAGTTGTCCCACTCGAAGGCAACGTAATACAACCGTGCACAGGGAATAGCACCGATAACCAACCAAACGATACAGTCGCCAACCAATTCTGGGCTAATTCCCCGTCGCTTTGCTAGTGATTGAGAAAGCAATGTGCCTATCAATACTGCTGAGGCAATCAGTAATCCGTACCAGCGGACAACGATCGGCCCTGCCTCAAATACAATAGGGCCTGGTGATTTGAACACTGCCCATACTGAAGATATGGGTGTTAGCAACCCATTCACAGATAGCGAACAATCATAAAGAGTCATAGTTCACGCTTTCCCTATGCTTAACCGCTGGCCAAAATCTAACTATGCCATCCAGAATACCCTGTTGGCAGCTTTCTAGGTGAAGGTCTCAGAGAACTGAGGATCAATCTAGCTAGACGTTAAGCATTCTATTGGTTGAACTTTAGGAGATTTTAGAGGTCGGGTATACGGCCAGGGTCAAACCCTTGCGATCGCAAGAACGCTTCTAGTTGCTCCCGGCGTTGCCGTTCCTGTTCAGCACGTTGCCGTTCCTGTTCAGCGCGTTGCCGTTCCTGTTCAGCGCGTTGTCGTTCCTGTTCAGCGCGTT includes:
- the lgt gene encoding prolipoprotein diacylglyceryl transferase; amino-acid sequence: MTLYDCSLSVNGLLTPISSVWAVFKSPGPIVFEAGPIVVRWYGLLIASAVLIGTLLSQSLAKRRGISPELVGDCIVWLVIGAIPCARLYYVAFEWDNYAQSPADILAIWKGGIAIHGAILGGMIAGLIFSYLHKVSFWEIADLIAPSLILGQAIGRWGNFFNSEAFGDPTNLPWKLYIPEANRPPGLKTVEFYHPTFLYESLWNIGVFILLMTLFFRGEATGKRPKPGTLFMVYMIAYSLGRVWIEGLRTDSLMLGSLRIAQLVSLVAIGLGSLGLLWLYRLRRDLPDVGPASTSSHS
- a CDS encoding HAD-IIB family hydrolase — its product is MSINSGLYVLLVSIHGLIRGHNLELGRDADTGGQTKYVVELARALANHPRVDRVDLVTRLVSDPKVSPDYAQPIEQLSDKARIIRLPCGPRRYLRKEVLWPHLDSFADELLRYLRQLGRLPDVIHSHYADAGYVGCRVAGWLGLPLVHTGHSLGRVKQQRLLEQGSKPDAIEEYFHISTRIEAEETTLASAALIIASTHQEVEEQYSMYDQYQPQRMVVIPPGVALEEFYPAPAGWQPPAIQQELQRFLRDLQKPIVMALSRPAIRKNVGTLVKAFGSDPELRQLANLVLVLGTRDDVMTMESGPRQVLTEIFQLIDRYDLYGHVAYPKQHKAQDVPELYRLVAQSKGVFINPALTEPFGLTLIEATACGVPIIATADGGPRDILKACQNGMLIDPLDIAQIQAALKFALTNAEQWQTWATNGLRTVHQHFSWASHVERYLDQVEKLPQRPIQPMLSPLTRAPAADRPEWKMPAANRLPTADRFLICEIDNTLLGDHDALHQLIHRLHEQGHTTGVGIATGRTVQSALEMLKEWQFPMPDVLITATGSEIYYGPQVVTDTNWQRHINYRWEPDAVRSVMAEIPGIELQPPEAQTRFRISYFVDIGRAPSFREIMRRLRQNQLHVKGIFSHNRYLDLLPIRASKGDAVRYFAFKWGLPVKRFLVAGASGNDESMLAGNTLAVVVGNHSSELKRLRDYPQIYFARGHYAWGILEALDYYDFFGSLTPKQAESLAS